The Megalops cyprinoides isolate fMegCyp1 chromosome 9, fMegCyp1.pri, whole genome shotgun sequence genome has a window encoding:
- the LOC118783398 gene encoding ras-related protein Rap-2b has protein sequence MREYKVVVLGSGGVGKSALTVQFVTGSFIEKYDPTIEDFYRKEIEVDSSPSVLEILDTAGTEQFASMRDLYIKNGQGFILVYSLVNQQSFQDIKPMRDQIIRVKRYERVPMILVGNKVDLEGEREVSSGEGKALADEWNCPFMETSAKNKGSVDELFAEIVRQMNYASAPNGEDQCCSSCVIL, from the coding sequence ATGAGAGAATACAAAGTAGTCGTGCTGGGATCTGGCGGAGTCGGTAAATCAGCATTGACTGTTCAGTTTGTGACGGGATCCTTTATAGAAAAATATGATCCTACGATCGAAGACTTCTACAGAAAGGAGATCGAAGTGGATTCGTCGCCCTCGGTGTTGGAAATCTTGGACACCGCGGGCACCGAGCAGTTCGCCTCCATGAGAGATCTGTATATCAAAAACGGGCAGGGCTTTATTTTGGTCTACAGTCTGGTGAACCAACAGAGCTTCCAAGATATCAAACCAATGAGGGATCAAATCATCCGAGTAAAAAGGTACGAGCGGGTACCCATGATCTTAGTAGGGAACAAGGTGGATTtggaaggtgagagagaggtcTCTTCCGGGGAAGGCAAGGCTCTGGCCGATGAGTGGAATTGCCCGTTTATGGAAACTTCAGCCAAAAATAAAGGCTCGGTCGACGAACTGTTTGCAGAGATTGTCAGACAAATGAACTATGCTTCAGCGCCAAACGGGGAAGACCAGTGCTGCTCGTCGTGTGTTATTCTTTAA